From the genome of Mixophyes fleayi isolate aMixFle1 chromosome 2, aMixFle1.hap1, whole genome shotgun sequence, one region includes:
- the LOC142139077 gene encoding ras and Rab interactor 3-like isoform X1, which produces MKLNLPQSNQEGQPFCSVRVTSENGALCIINPLFLHEHGDTWLSHVSQSQVAEKRKSVPWCFGEDLNKISHGTALEDINGHYNNTDEQSNTCETSSIEGSDSFIHQEKTVTECCEGQNNSDSRIENSKLLRKPVVRTRKASNINTNVTISISQTVDEGFGDNNQTLWQSREKRHPFAPHRVTWIEQDHVSETTLKKSNSESSLNSSDSFLLPPLPELDSVSISSVEEEECSSMRHKRKHSHGLGDMVRHSLLAVSTVLTGLVSPEKHLVNRIQQLAEDPLSFLGGTVQTFICHFQKGTVQYQYSTEMLQAIRQLITNLKNYLLDSNEIWEIVEHQDIEDFKIASIIETSLYKCVLKPLQDAIYSQLLDLHNRDGSLDNLLGNQQKMKSWSHTDQKPRAGLPGPGTIEKIQQKLSLMHMAYSPEKKIRHLLKVCKIIYESMETSSGKKEAFGADDFLPVLIHVLLGCDLTSVLLDVEYMMELVDPSQLQGEGGYYLTTLFGALYHIGSFNTVSRQLSVEAQNSIRQWQRRRTIQRKHTFNKRVQVNKETSEKRISGGL; this is translated from the exons ATGAAACTGAATCTGCCACAAAGCAACCAAGAGGGGCAGCCTTTCTGTTCTGTTCGGGTGACATCGGAAAATGGGGCCCTCTGCATCATCAATCCACTCTTTTTGCATGAACATGGAGATACATGGCTCAGCCATGTTTCACAAAGCCAGGTAGCAGAAAAAAGGAAGAGTGTACCATGGTGTTTTGGAGAAGATCTCAACAAAATAAGCCACGGAACTGCTCTGGAAG ATATAAATGGTCATTATAACAATACAGATGAACAATCAAACACCTGTGAAACATCAAGTATAGAAGGCAGTGATTCTTTCATTCATCAGGAGAAGACTGTAACAGAGTGTTGTGAAGGTCAAAATAATTCAGACTCGCGTATAGAGAACTCAAAACTGCTTCGGAAGCCTGTTGTAAGGACAAGGAAAGCATCTAACATAAACACCAATGTAACAATAAGTATATCACAAACTGTAGATGAAGGTTTCGGTGATAATAATCAAACACTATGGCAGTCACGTGAGAAAAGACATCCTTTTGCTCCACACAGGGTCACTTGGATTGAACAGGATCATGTTTCAGAAACCACTTTGAAGAAATCGAATTCTGAATCTTCACTAAACTCCTCCGACAGCTTTTTGCTGCCTCCATTGCCAGAACTGGACTCTGTTTCCATCAGTAGTGTTGAAGAAGAAGAATGCAGTTCTATGAGGCACAAAAGAAAACATTCACATGGACTTGGTGATATGGTCAGACATAGCTTACTAGCCGTTAGTACTGTACTTACTGGACTTGTATCCCCTGAGAAACATTTGGTAAATAGAATCCAACAACTTGCGGAGGACCCTTTATCTTTTCTAGGAGGTACTGTTCAGACATTCATATGTCACTTCCAAAAGGGGACTGTGCAGTACCAGTACAGTACAGAGATGCTGCAGGCTATACGTCAACTGATAACTAACCTCAAGAACTATCTGCTTGACAGCAATGAGATTTGGGAAATTGTGGAACATCAAGATATTGAAGATTTCAAAATTG CTTCCATCATCGAAACATCTCTATACAAGTGTGTGCTGAAACCTCTCCAAGATGCCATTTATTCACAACTTCTGGATTTGCACAATAGAGATGGCTCCCTGGACAACTTGTTAGGGAACCAGCAGAAGATGAAGTCCTGGAGCCATACTGACCAGAAACCACGTGCGGGACTACCAGGGCCCGGAACTATAGAGAAGATTCAGCAGAAGCTATCACTTATGCACATGGCCTATTCCCCAGAGAAGAAGATACGACACTTGCTGAAAGTGTGCAAAATAATTTATGAGTCAATGGAGACCTCCAGTGGAAAAAAAG aagCCTTTGGTGCTGATGACTTCTTGCCCGTTCTGATCCATGTCTTACTGGGCTGTGACCTCACTTCTGTGCTCTTAGATGTGGAATATATGATGGAACTTGTGGATCCCTCTCAACTTCAAGGAGAAG GTGGTTACTATCTGACTACATTGTTTGGAGCCCTGTATCATATAGGCAGCTTTAACACTGTATCAAGGCAGCTCAGTGTGGAGGCCCAGAATTCTATTCGCCAATGGCAGCGCAGACGGACTATTCAGCGCAAACACACTTTTAATAAACGTGTCCAAGTGAACAAGGAGACATCAGAAAAACGTATCTCTGGTGGCCTCTGA
- the LOC142139077 gene encoding ras and Rab interactor 3-like isoform X2 — MKLNLPQSNQEGQPFCSVRVTSENGALCIINPLFLHEHGDTWLSHVSQSQVAEKRKSVPWCFGEDLNKISHGTALEDINGHYNNTDEQSNTCETSSIEGSDSFIHQEKTVTECCEGQNNSDSRIENSKLLRKPVVRTRKASNINTNVTISISQTVDEGFGDNNQTLWQSREKRHPFAPHRVTWIEQDHVSETTLKKSNSESSLNSSDSFLLPPLPELDSVSISSVEEEECSSMRHKRKHSHGLGDMVRHSLLAVSTVLTGLVSPEKHLVNRIQQLAEDPLSFLGGTVQTFICHFQKGTVQYQYSTEMLQAIRQLITNLKNYLLDSNEIWEIVEHQDIEDFKIASIIETSLYKCVLKPLQDAIYSQLLDLHNRDGSLDNLLGNQQKMKSWSHTDQKPRAGLPGPGTIEKIQQKLSLMHMAYSPEKKIRHLLKVCKIIYESMETSSGKKAFGADDFLPVLIHVLLGCDLTSVLLDVEYMMELVDPSQLQGEGGYYLTTLFGALYHIGSFNTVSRQLSVEAQNSIRQWQRRRTIQRKHTFNKRVQVNKETSEKRISGGL; from the exons ATGAAACTGAATCTGCCACAAAGCAACCAAGAGGGGCAGCCTTTCTGTTCTGTTCGGGTGACATCGGAAAATGGGGCCCTCTGCATCATCAATCCACTCTTTTTGCATGAACATGGAGATACATGGCTCAGCCATGTTTCACAAAGCCAGGTAGCAGAAAAAAGGAAGAGTGTACCATGGTGTTTTGGAGAAGATCTCAACAAAATAAGCCACGGAACTGCTCTGGAAG ATATAAATGGTCATTATAACAATACAGATGAACAATCAAACACCTGTGAAACATCAAGTATAGAAGGCAGTGATTCTTTCATTCATCAGGAGAAGACTGTAACAGAGTGTTGTGAAGGTCAAAATAATTCAGACTCGCGTATAGAGAACTCAAAACTGCTTCGGAAGCCTGTTGTAAGGACAAGGAAAGCATCTAACATAAACACCAATGTAACAATAAGTATATCACAAACTGTAGATGAAGGTTTCGGTGATAATAATCAAACACTATGGCAGTCACGTGAGAAAAGACATCCTTTTGCTCCACACAGGGTCACTTGGATTGAACAGGATCATGTTTCAGAAACCACTTTGAAGAAATCGAATTCTGAATCTTCACTAAACTCCTCCGACAGCTTTTTGCTGCCTCCATTGCCAGAACTGGACTCTGTTTCCATCAGTAGTGTTGAAGAAGAAGAATGCAGTTCTATGAGGCACAAAAGAAAACATTCACATGGACTTGGTGATATGGTCAGACATAGCTTACTAGCCGTTAGTACTGTACTTACTGGACTTGTATCCCCTGAGAAACATTTGGTAAATAGAATCCAACAACTTGCGGAGGACCCTTTATCTTTTCTAGGAGGTACTGTTCAGACATTCATATGTCACTTCCAAAAGGGGACTGTGCAGTACCAGTACAGTACAGAGATGCTGCAGGCTATACGTCAACTGATAACTAACCTCAAGAACTATCTGCTTGACAGCAATGAGATTTGGGAAATTGTGGAACATCAAGATATTGAAGATTTCAAAATTG CTTCCATCATCGAAACATCTCTATACAAGTGTGTGCTGAAACCTCTCCAAGATGCCATTTATTCACAACTTCTGGATTTGCACAATAGAGATGGCTCCCTGGACAACTTGTTAGGGAACCAGCAGAAGATGAAGTCCTGGAGCCATACTGACCAGAAACCACGTGCGGGACTACCAGGGCCCGGAACTATAGAGAAGATTCAGCAGAAGCTATCACTTATGCACATGGCCTATTCCCCAGAGAAGAAGATACGACACTTGCTGAAAGTGTGCAAAATAATTTATGAGTCAATGGAGACCTCCAGTGGAAAAAAAG CCTTTGGTGCTGATGACTTCTTGCCCGTTCTGATCCATGTCTTACTGGGCTGTGACCTCACTTCTGTGCTCTTAGATGTGGAATATATGATGGAACTTGTGGATCCCTCTCAACTTCAAGGAGAAG GTGGTTACTATCTGACTACATTGTTTGGAGCCCTGTATCATATAGGCAGCTTTAACACTGTATCAAGGCAGCTCAGTGTGGAGGCCCAGAATTCTATTCGCCAATGGCAGCGCAGACGGACTATTCAGCGCAAACACACTTTTAATAAACGTGTCCAAGTGAACAAGGAGACATCAGAAAAACGTATCTCTGGTGGCCTCTGA